GTAAGctaaatatcaaaaagaatgCCAAATACATAACATTAAAAGACATTAACAAATTGTGCAGATATTATTCTCTGaggttaatgtttttaaatgtaaaatgtcttgTAAATTATTATGAAGAATATTAACACCCAATGGGAGTAGGAGCAAAGTGAACAGAAACCTCACGGAGAAgagtttaaaaatcattgaacattaaatacatctatttttcgaattattctttttttctagtctGTCCCTAAATTTTAGTTtgacacagaaataaattatCCTTTGAATAAATCATCATTATAATGTTTCCTGtctaatataaacatattattatagagaagatgtttctttttacactttttcttgctgttttatgTGCTTTGactaaatcattttatttgaccCAAGACAAAACATAGAAGTAAAGTTTAATGCTGGATCTACATTTCTATGATTCAGTAATTCATATAATGGACTTCAGTTATTTACGAccattcctcacctccttcacaaATACTGAAGAGTGTGTGTGAATAAGGattgaaagaagaaatgtggTTTAGACAcatagagaaaaggagaaaaagatcatTTCATCAACAGTAAAGACACAACCAAAAACATAAACAGGGGTTAGAAGTGCACTTATCTGTCACAGTAGTCATTTGATCCACAATATTGTAAAATAAGCATGAAGataaaaattgaaagataaagtGAAACAATAGGCCGAAGTCAGAAATGTTGCCAGTCATAACAATGGTTATTAAATGATTgcaagtatatataaatatactacatATAGTAAAACatatgagagagacagagtgatgcagagagagacagagagacagagacagagagctagTTATATGCCAGGAATTACTCTAAGCTCATTGCACATGACaagtaatataatttttctaagatttctgTGAAATAATTATTACTAATGTCATCATTTTTCATCATAGTCTCTGAAATTCCAAAAACACTGGACAttgcaatgacaacaaaaaataataaagaaagcaagaaatagCAAACAGGATATGTACACATTCTGTGCATAATCTGACAAGGGTGTGTTCTTCATTGTAAAATAATAGGAATTCAACTTGGAATTGAATCATATTTTCCTTAATgaatactgaaataaaatgtgactcttgtgatttcttcattaaGCTTATGAAGCTTTTACAGCAAATGATATGTGTATCTTGAGTCCATTAACCATACTcaattaattcattttgaataaataaCAGCAAAGAAGTAATCTGTAAATTCCAAGATATGCTGAATCCTACCCTTGTACATGGAAGAGGCACACAGATAAGTGAATCAAAAAGACTCACTCATAACTACCTGCTGCTTGACTGTTACCTCCACTTCAACACTTCAACACTGAAGTCCATCGCTGTACCCTTTCACCAGTCTCCACTTTGGGACACTGAGTCctgttaataaaatattctctaggaaaatattttggagccCACCACTTTTCTGAGAGCTTCTTGCACATCCTTGTTTCTCAAGCTATAGATCAGAGGATTCAGCATAGGGATCACTACAGTGTAGAACACCGTGGCTACTTTGTCAGTATCCATACTGTTGCCAGAACTGGGTCGGCAATAAATGAAAAGGATTGTTCCATGGAAGAGAAGGATGGCTgtgaggtgggaggcacaggtggaaAAGGCTTTGCATCTTCCCTCTGCAGAGCGCATCCTCAGGATTgtgataagaataaagaaataagaggtgAGAATGATCATGATGGTGATGATTTCATTGAAATTGGCCACAATGTATAGCAACAGTTCACTCATAGTGACATCAGAACAAGCAAGAAATAAGAGAGGGGGCAGATCGCAAAAGAAGTGGTTAATCACATTTGACCTATAGGATGGGATCTCAAGAGCTAAACACAAGTGAATCAGTGAACACACAGTCCCCCAGAGGTAGCAGCAGGACACCAGCTCCACACAAAGATTGTTGGACATGGTGACGATGTACAGCAGTGGGTTACAGATGGCCACAAaacggtcataggccatcacagaCAGCAGGATGACCTCAGTTACCACACATGTGGAAAACAAGTAGAATTGCACAGCACACGCCAGGAAGGAAATGGCTTTGTCTTCATTTAAGATATTAGCTAGCATCTTTGGCAGAATGATTGTGGAGTAACAGAAATCCACAAAGGACAAGTGACTGAGGAAAAAGCACATGGGGGTGTGAAGTCGAGAGCTGACCTGAATCAGTGCAATCATGCCCAAGTTGCCCAAAACTGTGACTCCATAGATGAGAAGAaacagcaggaagaggaagactcTCAATTCAGGGACCTCTGCTAATCCAAGGAGAATGAACTCTGCCACAGTGCTGCAGTTCTCCTTGGCCATGTCCCCACTTTATTGAGATGGGAGAACAATATTA
The Equus quagga isolate Etosha38 unplaced genomic scaffold, UCLA_HA_Equagga_1.0 HiC_scaffold_6219_RagTag, whole genome shotgun sequence genome window above contains:
- the LOC124232448 gene encoding olfactory receptor 5L1-like, with the translated sequence MAKENCSTVAEFILLGLAEVPELRVFLFLLFLLIYGVTVLGNLGMIALIQVSSRLHTPMCFFLSHLSFVDFCYSTIILPKMLANILNEDKAISFLACAVQFYLFSTCVVTEVILLSVMAYDRFVAICNPLLYIVTMSNNLCVELVSCCYLWGTVCSLIHLCLALEIPSYRSNVINHFFCDLPPLLFLACSDVTMSELLLYIVANFNEIITIMIILTSYFFILITILRMRSAEGRCKAFSTCASHLTAILLFHGTILFIYCRPSSGNSMDTDKVATVFYTVVIPMLNPLIYSLRNKDVQEALRKVVGSKIFS